A stretch of Chionomys nivalis chromosome 26, mChiNiv1.1, whole genome shotgun sequence DNA encodes these proteins:
- the Mstn gene encoding growth/differentiation factor 8, translated as MMQKLQMYVYICLFMLIAAGPVDLNEGSEREESVEREGLCNACVWRQNTRDSRIEAIKIQILSKLRLETAPNISKDAIRQLLPRAPPLRELIDQYDVQRDDSSDGALEDDDYHATTETIITMPTASDFLMQVDGKPKCCFFKFSSKIQYNKVVKAQLWIHLRPVKTPTTVFVQILRLIKPMKDGTRYTGIRSLKLDMSPGAGIWQSIDVKTVLQNWLKQPESNLGIELKALDENGQDLAVTFPGPGEDGLNPFLEVKVTDTPKRSRRDFGLDCDEHSTESRCCRYPLTVDFEAFGWDWIIAPKRYKANYCSGECEFVFLQKYPHTHLVHQANPRGSAGPCCTPTKMSPINMLYFNGKEQIIYGKIPAMVVDRCGCS; from the exons ATGATGCAAAAACTgcagatgtatgtatatatttgcctCTTCATGTTGATTGCCGCTGGCCCAGTGGATCTCAATGAGGGCAGCGAGCGAGAGGAGAGTGTGGAGCGAGAGGGTCTGTGCAATGCGTGTGTCTGGAGACAAAACACGAGGGACTCCAGGATAGAAGCCATCAAAATCCAGATCCTCAGTAAACTCCGCCTGGAAACGGCTCCTAACATCAGCAAAGATGCTATTAGACAACTTCTGCCCCGTGCTCCTCCGCTCCGGGAGCTTATAGATCAGTACGACGTGCAGAGGGATGACAGCAGCGACGGGGCTTTGGAAGACGACGATTACCACGCTACCACGGAGACGATCATTACTATGCCTACAGCAT CTGATTTTCTAATGCAAGTGGATGGAAAACCCAAatgttgcttttttaaatttagctCTAAAATCCAGTACAACAAAGTAGTGAAAGCCCAGCTGTGGATCCATCTGAGACCCGTGAAGACCCCCACGACAGTGTTTGTGCAGATCCTAAGACTCATCAAACCCATGAAAGATGGTACGAGGTATACTGGAATCCGATCTCTGAAACTCGACATGAGCCCAGGCGCTGGTATTTGGCAGAGTATTGATGTGAAGACAGTGTTGCAAAACTGGCTCAAACAGCCTGAATCCAACTTAGGCATTGAACTCAAAGCTTTGGATGAGAATGGGCAAGATCTGGCTGTAACCTTCCCAGGACCAGGGGAAGACGGGCTG AATCCCTTCTTAGAGGTCAAAGTAACGGACACGCCCAAAAGGTCCCGACGAGACTTCGGTCTTGATTGCGACGAGCACTCCACCGAGTCCCGCTGCTGCCGCTACCCGCTCACGGTGGATTTTGAAGCATTCGGATGGGACTGGATCATTGCGCCCAAGAGATATAAAGCCAATTACTGCTCCGGAGAGTGTGAATTTGTGTTTTTACAAAAATATCCCCATACTCACCTTGTGCACCAAGCAAACCCCAGGGGCTCAGCGGGCCCTTGCTGCACGCCCACAAAAATGTCTCCCATTAATATGCTATATTTTAATGGCAAAGAACAAATCATATACGGGAAAATTCCAGCCATGGTCGTAGATCGATGCGGGTGCTCGTGA